The genomic region CAAAAAGCGGGGCTTCCTTCGACGAGGCTGCCTATTCCTTCTTCACGGATACGATTAGTGGGCCAACATTGTCGCCCGTAGCATCGTTGTGCTTCTGATGGGTACCGTCGCAAAGGGGAAAGGTTCCTGACAACCAGCAGCGGCAATAGACTttcttgcctttttcaatgTCATCCATCGTCGCAACCTTCGGTGAGTCCAAATCAATCTTTAGAAAGTAAAAAACAAAGCTTAGGCGAGGAAGGAACTTTGAAAGCATGCTGATTTTTTTTCAAGTACAGACCTTGAGATTAATTTTTCCTTCAccatccatcgcttcgtaCTCAGCAGCAGCGAGGCGTGTCTGGAGACGAGGAGCGCCAACGATGGTGAAGGCAGTAGCCTGGGAGAGGAAGAGAGCAGTGGCGACGTACTTCATGGCAGTAGTTGTAGAGACTCGATCCGATAGTGGATTTTCAGATCTGTGGGATGTACAGATTTAGGTAAAATCGCAGATCCTCTCAATGTCGTCTGATTTGATATCCACGTGTAGGTACATTTCTGGTCAACACGATATCCGGACTATATTGAATTAGTTCGTTGACCATTGTCCCGCATCCACGgagacaatcaatttgcatGTTGGTCAACCAAGCACACAAGGGGACTAGAAGTACatcttgcaaagtgctttataATAAAataagtgagcacatcatccgatgtgccCAAGGTTTAGACTAGTTGCATGACCGAAGGATAACCCCAATGACTACGTCACAAGTTATCCGGGTCCGTATGGCCATACTGAATCACGTCGCAATGTTATTACAGTGAATAGTAATTTACCGTCCTAGCAGTGAAGTTTGTTCGATGTCGATCTTGCGATGGCAATCGGGTCCCAACCTCTCCGAAATGTGTCAGAGTCGCGGCAAACAATGTAATGACGTATGTTCGAATCCAGTCACGAGATGGATACAACGGCTTGACTAGTCCATAAATAGACTAGTGTAACCTCTCACATTAGTTCTTTCGAATTGATGTGGTTCGCGCTTGTTATTTCACTGATTGTGAACTACATGGTGGCCTAGTTGGTTGAGGCTAATACTACGGGAAAGACAGCTTTCATGACGAAGGAACGACTCCTCAAATGCTAGGTGGTATATTCAGATCGCAAAAATCCATGGCGCCATATCTTTAATTGTTTGCTTGGTCTTTACTCTAGAGCAAAGCCATTCTCACAGACTGTTCCTTGCTGGGAAACCTTTGC from Phaeodactylum tricornutum CCAP 1055/1 PHATR_bd_1x2 genomic scaffold, whole genome shotgun sequence harbors:
- a CDS encoding predicted protein, whose translation is KIDLDSPKVATMDDIEKGKKVYCRCWLSGTFPLCDGTHQKHNDATGDNVGPLIVSVKKE